Genomic DNA from Clavibacter michiganensis:
CCTCCGTCACGAGCTCGGCGAGCGCGGTGACGGTCTCCTCGATCGGGGTGTCCTGGTCGTCGACGTGCGCGTAGTAGAGGTCGATCGCGTCGACGCCGAGCCGGCGGAGGCTGGCCTCGACGCCGCGGCGGACGCTGTCGCGCGAGGTGCCCTTCGCGGCCTCGTGCGCTCCGACCTTCGTGGCGATGACGAGGTCGTCGGGGCGGCCGCGCGCGGCGAGCCAGCGGCCGATGATCTCCTCGGACTCGCCGCCCGAGTTGCCGGGCTTCCACGCGGAGTACACGTCGGCCGTGTCGATGAAGTTGCCGCCGGCCGCGACGTAGGCGTCGAGGAGCTGGAACGAGGTGGCCTCGTCGGCGGTCCAGCCGAAGACGTTGCCGCCGAAGGACAGGGGCAGCACCTCCAGGCCGCTGGATCCGAGGGGCACGCGTGCGGGGTTCGTCATGGCTGATCTCCTTCGTCCGGTGATGGCGGCGGCGGCCGTCCCCAGGGTCAAGCCGGCCCGCGCCCCCGCGTATTCCGCCGCTCCCCGGGCGTCGGGAGCGCTCCCTGCCCGTCGCCTAGGCTCGTCGCATGACTTCGCCTGCCCCCACAGCCCTGTCCACGGCTGCCCGGGACGACACCTCGGCCCACCCCGACAGCACACCGCAGCACGGAACCGGATCCGAGTGGTGGCGCACCGCCGTCATCTACCAGATCTACCCGCGCTCCTTCGCCGACTCCGACGGCGACGGCATCGGCGACCTCCCCGGCATCACCGAGCGCCTGCCCGCGCTCCGCGAGCTCGGGGTCGACGCCGTCTGGCTCTCCCCCTTCTTCCTGTCGCCGCAGAACGACGCGGGCTACGACGTCGCGGACTACTGCGCCGTGGATCCGCTGTTCGGCACCCTCGACGACTTCGAGCGGATGCAGCGCCGCGCGCACGAGCTCGGCCTCCGCGTGATCGTCGACATCGTCCCGAACCACACGTCCTCCGCGCACCGCTGGTTCCAGGAGGCGCTGGCCGCCCCCGCCGGCAGCGAGGAGCGCGCCCGCTACATGTTCCGCGACGGGAAGGGCGCCGACGGCGAGCTGCCCCCGAACAACTGGGAGTCGATCTTCGGCGGCCCGGCGTGGACCCGGCTCACCGAGCCCGACGGCACGCCCGGCCAGTGGTACCTGCACCTGTTCGACTCGTCGCAGCCCGACCTCGACTGGACGAACCCGTGGGTGCGCGAGCGCTTCCGCGAGATCCTCCGCTTCTGGCTCGACCGCGGCGTCGACGGGTTCCGCGTGGACGTCGCGCACGGCATGGTCAAGGCGCCCGGCCTCCCCGACTACACGCCGCCCGAGGGCCAGGGCAGCATGGGCGGCGCCGGCGGTGCCGACGACCAGCCCGCTCCCCCGCCGCCGTACTTCGCGCAGGAGGGCGTGCACGAGATCTACCGCGAGTGGCGCGAGATCTTCGACTCCTACGAGGGCGACCGCGCGATGGTCGCCGAGGCGTGGGTCGAGCCGCTCGCGAAGCTGGCCGACTGGGTGCGCCCGGACGAGATGCACCAGGCGTTCAACTTCAGCTACCTCGAGACGCCCTGGGACGCCGCCGCGCTCCGCCGCACGATCGACGCGTCGCTCGCGACCTTCTCCTCCGTGGGCGCGCCGAGCACCTGGGTGCTCTCGAACCACGACGTGGTGCGGCACGCCAGCCGCCTCGCGCTCTCGGGCGATAACCCGCAGGGCGTGGGCATCGGGCCGAACTCGACCGTGACGGTCGACGAGGAGCTCGGCCTCCGCCGCGCCCGCGCCGCCAGCGCGCTCATGCTCGCGCTGCCCGGCAGCGCCTACGTCTACCAGGGCGAGGAGCTCGGGTTGCCCGAGGACATCCGCCTGCCGGACTCCGCGCGCCAGGATCCGACGTTCCACCGCACCGCGGGCGAGCGCTACGGCCGCGACGGCTGCCGCGTGCCGATCCCGTGGGAGGCCGGGAAGCCGTCGTACGGCTTCAGCGACGGCGACGCCAGCTGGCTGCCGCAGCCCGACGACTGGGACCGGTTCGCGCGCGACGCCGAGCAGGCGGATCCCGCGTCGACCCTCTCCCTCTACACGGAGGCGCTGCTGCTGCGTCGCGAGCACGGCCTGGCGCTGGGTGCGCTGGAGTGGATCGACGCGGAGGGCGACGACGTGATCGCGTTCGAG
This window encodes:
- a CDS encoding glycoside hydrolase family 13 protein, whose product is MTSPAPTALSTAARDDTSAHPDSTPQHGTGSEWWRTAVIYQIYPRSFADSDGDGIGDLPGITERLPALRELGVDAVWLSPFFLSPQNDAGYDVADYCAVDPLFGTLDDFERMQRRAHELGLRVIVDIVPNHTSSAHRWFQEALAAPAGSEERARYMFRDGKGADGELPPNNWESIFGGPAWTRLTEPDGTPGQWYLHLFDSSQPDLDWTNPWVRERFREILRFWLDRGVDGFRVDVAHGMVKAPGLPDYTPPEGQGSMGGAGGADDQPAPPPPYFAQEGVHEIYREWREIFDSYEGDRAMVAEAWVEPLAKLADWVRPDEMHQAFNFSYLETPWDAAALRRTIDASLATFSSVGAPSTWVLSNHDVVRHASRLALSGDNPQGVGIGPNSTVTVDEELGLRRARAASALMLALPGSAYVYQGEELGLPEDIRLPDSARQDPTFHRTAGERYGRDGCRVPIPWEAGKPSYGFSDGDASWLPQPDDWDRFARDAEQADPASTLSLYTEALLLRREHGLALGALEWIDAEGDDVIAFESAGVTVIANLGQAAVPLPEGRVLLASRPLDGDAVPSDTTVWLIRG